A single genomic interval of Pseudopipra pipra isolate bDixPip1 chromosome 29, bDixPip1.hap1, whole genome shotgun sequence harbors:
- the LOC135403905 gene encoding keratin-associated protein 16-1-like → MSSGALLSSGCSSPCQVTCPEPYVDACNQPCVTSCGDSRAVIYPPPVVLTFPGPILSSCPQESLVGTVLPSPAGATSGAPGATSGAPGATLGAPMEEEVPLVVQAGRRRSPRMSCEKSVCVEPCPCPCPCPGQCPDPRAAACTEPCVIACPDSRVIIFPPPVVVTFPGPILTTYPQDTVLGSSESAELAGALESGVAVGGSQKGLECLESCLCPVPSTVCPVCSVCPVCSVCSVCSTVCSVCPVCSVCSTVHHQVCSALCHPLCHQVRSTLCHPVCHPLCHQVRSTVCHPLCHQVRSTVCHPLCHQCPPPCPAPCATAACATKCVTKCVPACSTPCAPQCPTKCVPERSYTYSTRWKHPCQRGICKKVKA, encoded by the exons ATGTCCTCAGGAGCTCTGCTGAGCAGCGGCTGCTCGTCCCCCTGCCAGGTGACCTGCCCAGAGCCCTACGTGGACGCCTGCAACCAGCCCTGTGTCACCTCCTGCGGGGACTCCCGGGCCGTGATCTACCCCCCTCCCGTGGTCCTCACCTTCCCAGGGCCCATCCTGAGCTCCTGCCCCCAGGAGAGCCTGGTGGGCACCGTGCTGCCCAGCCCAGCGGGGGCAACTTCGGGGGCTCCGGGGGCGACTTCGGGGGCTCCGGGGGCAACTTTGGGGGCTCCTATGGAGGAGGAAGTTCC CCTGGTGGTCCAGGCGG GTCGGCGGCGCAGCCCCAGGATGTCCTGTGAGAAATCCGTGTGCGTGGAGCCGTGTCcgtgcccctgcccctgccccgggcAGTGCCCGGACCCGCGGGCGGCCGCCTGCACCGAGCCCTGTGTCATCGCCTGCCCCGACTCGCGGGTCATCATCTTCCCGCCGCCCGTGGTGGTGACGTTCCCGGGGCCCATCCTCACCACCTACCCCCAGGACACCGTGCTGGGCTCCTCGGAGTCGGCCGAGCTGGCGGGAGCGCTGGAGTCGGGCGTGGCCGTGGGGGGGTCGCAGAAGGGGCTGGAGTGCCTCGAGTCCTGCT TGTGCCCCGTGCCCTCCACCGTGTGCCCCGTGTGCTCCGTGTGCCCCGTGTGCTCCGTGTGCTCCGTGTGCTCCACCGTGTGCTCCGTGTGCCCCGTGTGCTCCGTGTGCTCCACCGTGCACCACCAAGTGTGCTCCgccctgtgccaccccctgTGCCACCAAGTGCGCTCCACCTTGTGCCACCCCGTGTGCCACCCCCTGTGCCACCAAGTGCGCTCCACCGTGTGCCACCCCCTGTGCCACCAAGTGCGCTCCACCGTGTGCCACCCCCTGTGCCACCAA TGCCCCCCGCCGTGCCCCGCGCCCTGTGCCACCGCCGCCTGTGCCACCAAGTGTGTCACCAAGTGTGTCCCCGCCTGCAGCACCCCCTGCGCTCCCCAGTGCCCCACCAAGTGCGTGCCCGAGCGCTCCTACACCTACTCCACCCGCTGGAAGCACCCCTGCCAGAGGGGCATCTGCAAGAAGGTCAAGGCTTAA